From Candidatus Paceibacterota bacterium, a single genomic window includes:
- a CDS encoding pilin translates to MKQTFPAKRNSILFMLSLAISIFFQTQLAEAAATCGTALGIYCNPTTTPSLRDAILIIIKYLFSIIGIVCLIFIVIAGMKYTTSAGNEQKATSAKEAFSSAALGLVIALLAYGILDIIQGILNS, encoded by the coding sequence ATGAAACAAACATTTCCCGCAAAAAGAAATTCGATTCTTTTCATGTTATCTCTGGCGATCTCTATCTTTTTTCAAACCCAGCTTGCCGAGGCCGCAGCGACCTGCGGAACCGCACTTGGAATATATTGCAATCCCACAACAACCCCGAGCCTGAGAGACGCCATATTGATCATCATCAAATATCTGTTCTCCATAATAGGCATTGTCTGCCTCATATTTATTGTCATTGCGGGGATGAAATATACGACCTCCGCCGGAAACGAACAGAAAGCCACTTCCGCCAAAGAAGCGTTTTCTTCCGCAGCGCTTGGACTGGTCATCGCCCTTCTTGCATACGGCATTCTGGATATCATACAGGGAATATTGAATTCATAG
- the ftsH gene encoding ATP-dependent zinc metalloprotease FtsH, giving the protein MKNSKTPKNPFNESSSFTKNLLTIILIFIMFTSIFALTDISEKKPREVSVPELASQINDDKVKSIVIKENNLEIVLTDNSKETALKDANSSLEEQLSFYGVTKEKAQKAGISTKGESGTEFWAKALIPSLLPIIIIGALLWFMLGQAQKSNVQAMSFGRSTARFQKPGEKKKRTTFKDVAGVKEAKEELLEIVEFLKNPKKFLDLGARIPRGVLLLGAPGTGKTLLAKAVAGEAEVPFFNISGSEFVEMFVGVGASRVRDLFKTAKKNAPSILFIDEIDAVGRHRGAGLGGGHDEREQTLNQILVEMDGFDTGTNVIVMAATNRPDVLDPALLRPGRFDRRVVLDLPDIKDRIEILKVHSVGKPLSKDVDLQKIAQRTPGFSGAELFNLLNEAAILAARRNKKVIENTEVLESIEKVILGPERKSNILLDREKKIAAYHEAGHALIGHILPNTDPIHKISIISRGRAAGYTLNLPTEDKHLHAKSEFVDNLAMLLGGFAAEKITFKDITTGASNDLMKASTLARELVTKYGMSDKLGPIAFGQQSDMVFLGREIHDQRNYSEEKAAEIDHEVALFIENALKTAKKVLEENKVKLDKIANRLIEVETIEKEEFEEMMK; this is encoded by the coding sequence ATGAAAAACAGTAAAACACCGAAGAATCCTTTCAACGAAAGCAGCAGTTTCACAAAAAATCTTCTCACCATAATCCTGATCTTTATTATGTTCACCAGCATCTTCGCGCTGACTGACATTTCCGAGAAAAAACCCAGGGAAGTTTCCGTTCCCGAACTGGCTTCACAGATAAATGATGACAAAGTCAAGAGCATTGTCATAAAAGAGAATAATCTTGAGATCGTTCTGACCGACAACTCCAAAGAAACAGCGTTGAAGGACGCCAATTCGTCACTCGAAGAACAGCTTTCTTTCTATGGAGTAACAAAAGAGAAAGCGCAAAAAGCGGGCATATCCACAAAGGGCGAGTCAGGAACCGAATTTTGGGCGAAAGCTCTGATCCCATCGCTTCTTCCCATAATCATTATCGGAGCGCTGCTTTGGTTTATGCTGGGACAAGCGCAAAAATCCAATGTGCAGGCGATGTCGTTCGGAAGATCGACCGCCCGGTTCCAGAAGCCCGGAGAAAAGAAGAAAAGAACCACATTCAAAGACGTAGCTGGCGTGAAAGAGGCGAAAGAAGAGCTTCTTGAGATCGTAGAATTCCTCAAAAATCCGAAAAAATTCCTTGACCTCGGCGCGAGGATCCCGAGGGGCGTGCTCCTTCTCGGAGCTCCCGGAACAGGAAAGACGCTGCTGGCAAAAGCGGTCGCAGGAGAAGCGGAAGTGCCTTTTTTCAATATTTCAGGCTCTGAATTCGTTGAAATGTTCGTCGGAGTCGGCGCTTCAAGAGTGCGCGACCTTTTCAAGACCGCAAAGAAAAATGCTCCGAGCATCCTTTTTATAGATGAAATAGACGCAGTTGGCCGCCACCGCGGAGCGGGGCTCGGCGGGGGACACGATGAAAGAGAACAGACTCTGAACCAGATCCTAGTCGAAATGGACGGTTTCGACACCGGCACAAACGTGATCGTCATGGCCGCAACCAACAGGCCGGACGTCCTCGACCCGGCACTCCTCAGGCCCGGAAGATTCGACAGGCGCGTCGTCCTTGATCTTCCCGACATCAAAGACAGGATAGAAATACTCAAGGTCCACTCTGTCGGAAAACCTCTTTCAAAAGACGTTGATCTCCAGAAAATAGCACAGAGAACACCCGGCTTTTCGGGAGCGGAACTTTTCAATCTCCTGAATGAAGCCGCCATCCTGGCCGCAAGAAGGAACAAAAAAGTGATCGAAAACACGGAAGTCCTGGAATCGATCGAAAAGGTCATTCTTGGCCCGGAAAGAAAAAGCAATATCCTTCTCGACAGGGAAAAGAAGATCGCAGCCTATCACGAAGCGGGACATGCCCTGATCGGGCACATACTGCCGAACACCGATCCGATCCACAAGATCTCCATAATCTCAAGAGGAAGAGCCGCGGGATATACATTGAACCTTCCGACGGAAGACAAGCATCTTCACGCCAAATCCGAATTTGTCGATAATCTTGCAATGCTTCTCGGAGGATTCGCAGCTGAAAAAATAACATTCAAGGATATCACGACCGGCGCTTCGAACGACCTGATGAAAGCAAGCACTCTTGCGCGCGAGCTCGTGACAAAATATGGCATGAGCGACAAACTCGGCCCCATCGCATTCGGACAGCAAAGCGACATGGTTTTCCTCGGCCGTGAGATACACGATCAGAGGAACTACAGCGAGGAGAAAGCTGCCGAGATCGACCATGAAGTTGCACTTTTCATCGAAAACGCTCTGAAAACGGCAAAAAAGGTTCTCGAGGAGAACAAAGTAAAATTGGACAAGATCGCCAACCGATTGATCGAAGTTGAAACCATCGAAAAAGAAGAATTCGAAGAAATGATGAAATAG